The genome window GTGCTGTGCGGAGCGGCGTCCGTACCGGACATCGGCCGCGCGCACCGCGAGACGCGCGGCTTCGAGCCGGCGGTTGACGCGGCCGATTTCGTCGACCTCGAGCGCACGCCGCTTGTGCCAGCGCGAGGCAACTTCGCCGAGCGTTGCGTCGAGATTGTCGATGATCGCCTGCGGAGTGTCGGCAACGGCGACTCCATCGACGAGGAACTGAACCGGATCGCCGTAGAACCTGCCCCATGCGCGACGTTCGACAACCATCGCCCACGGCGGCAGCGATTCGGTGCGAACCTCCGGCTCGGACACCCAGCGGAAATGCTCGCCGGTCATTTCGAAGTTTCCGGTGCGCACGAGCCGGCGTCGCACGGCGGTCAGAGCGGCATCGGCCGCCGGATTCGCCGAAACAGCGGCGGATGCGGCGGACGGTGCGGCGTCGGCGGCCGCATTCGCAGATGCCGCAGCCTGCGCCGGCTTCGTCGAATCGGGCCCGGCCACCGGCGTGTAGAGCTCGCTGCGCGTGACCTCGCCCATCGCGACCACGCCGCCCGTGGTCTCGATGCGAACGACCGGAACCGGCCAGAACGTGTCGATGCCCTGGACGATGACGAGCACCAGCAGGCCCGCGATCATCATCAGCGAAATCGCAAGGCCGCCCGACGTGAGCCACAGCATCGGCTCTCCGTACGCGCTGAGGCCGCGCAGGCTGCTGCGCGGCGAGCGGCGGGGGCGGCGGTCGCCTTTCACGGCCTCGTCCGATTCGGGAACGAGGCTCACAGGCTTGCGGCCCTGCTGCGAAAGCGCAGCCGCACGAGCTCGGCTGCGGTGTTCAGCACGAACGTCATGATGAAAAGCGTAAACGCAGCCAGGAACAGCGTGCGGTAGTGCGAGCCGCCCCGTACGGCTTCGGGCAGCTCGACGGCGATATTGGCCGACAGCGTGCGGAAACCATTGAATACGTTCCACTCGAGAACCGGAGTGTTGCCGGCCGCCATCAGCACGATCATCGTCTCGCCGACCGCACGGCCGAGGCCGATCATCATCGCCGAGAACAGGCCGCTCATCGCCGTCGGGATGACGATGCGCACGGCCGTCTGCCAAGGCGTTGCGCCGAGCGCGAGCGAGCCCGCGCGGAGACTTTCCGGAATGCTCGACAGCGCGTCTTCGGCGATCGTGTAGATGATCGGGATGATCGCAAACGCCATCACGAAGCCGACGACCAGCGCGTTCCTCTGCACGTAGGTGCCGAGAAACGTCCCGCGAAGATCGAGTCCGGCCGCCGAGAGCAGCGAAGCCGCGCCCCATGCCGCCGCAATGGCTGCGACCGAAGCCGCGAGGAATACAGCGAGCGAGCGGACGGCAGCGCTGCCACGTTCGGTGCGGCGGCCGATGCGACCGACGACAACGGCCGCGGACGTCGCCGTGAGCGGCAGCGTCACGAACAGCCATCCTGCGGTTGCATCTCCGATCCGGCCGTCGAGCCAGCGATGGATGTCGCCGGCGAACAGGTGCCGCTCGAGCGCGGGACCGACGATTACCGCTGCAGCGACACCGGCGAGGATTGCGACACCCGCGAGCGCGAAGCGCGCCTCCTCGAGCTTCGCACGGCGGCCGCTGCCCGCGAACTGCCACAGGTGCGCGGCCAGAAGCAGCGAGAACGGAACCAGCACGACGGCGGCGAGAACTTCGGTCACCGACCGCTCGACGAGCGGAGCAAGGACGAGCGCGGCCAGAAATCCGAGCACGACGCTCGGCAGGCTCGCCATCATTTCGATCGACGGCTTGACGACGGCCTTGACCTCGGGCCGCAGGAACTCGCTCGTGTAGATCGCGGCCATCAGCGCAATCGGCACTCCGAACAGCATCGAGTAGAACGTGGCCTTCATGGTACCGAACACGAGCGGCCACAGGCCGAGCTTCGGCTCGAAGTCGTCCGAGCCGCTCGACGACTGCCAGACGTGATCCGGCTTCGGATAACCTTCGTAGAGAACGGGCCTGAACAGCGAGCCGGCAGAGACCTCCGGGTGCGGCGCGTCGAGCTCGAATGCTTCGAAACGGCCGTCCCACGCGACGACCGTCTTGTCGTCCGGCAGCATGGCGAGCGCCGAAATGGCATTGCGTGCATGCGACTCTGCGACAAGGCGCTCGGACGTGACGTGGTAGATGCGAACGGTGCCGTCGGCATAGCCGGCCGCCAGCAGGCGCGTGCGCGGCGACGGGATCAGCGCGGTCACTGCAGCAGGGCCGGCCTGGAGATCGTGTGCGCGGATGAAGTGCGCGCCATCGCCGGTGGCCATCGTTGGCGCCGGCACCTTGAACCACGCGTGCAGGCCGCCGCGCGTGTCTCCGACGACGATCGTGTTCTTGCCGGTCAGGAACGTCGCCGAGCTGATCTGCGCCTGCGGATCCCGCAGCAGGTCGAGCTCCTCGACGATCGCGGGCTTGGCGAGGTCGCGGACGTCGACACGCACGGCATGTCCGTCCTCCCAGACCGCAAGCGCGTTGTCGCCGAGACCGCGCAGCAGCACCCATTTCGGAAGACCGCGTGCAGCGACTTCGAGGCGAATTTCTCCGGACTCGGTCGAAAGCTCGTCCTTGCCGGTCATGAAGTTCTGCGTCGTGCTGACCTGCGTGACGCGCAGCACGCCGTTCGTATCAATGGATGCGAACGCGGGCCCGTTCGATGTCACCGACAGATCGACGGCGTGGATCGCCGCGTTCTCCACGAGCGGAATGGGATCGTCGACGGTGTAGCCGATGCTCCGCAGCGCAAACTGGTCGGCGTTGACGCGCTCGCCGACTTTTCCTTCGAGCAGAAAGTGATCGCCTGCTTTCCGGTCGCGCAGCGCTTCGGGCATCTGGTCTGCATCGCGGTATTCGGTGCGGTTTTCGACGCGTGCGAAGCGAACGCTGCCGTCGGCGAACCCGAACACGCCCTCGCCGGCTCGAACCGGAAACGCGAACGACACGGGCGGCACCGCGAACGGATGGATTTCCTCGAGCGTGCTGCCGTCCGCGGTCGCGATCGTCACGAATCTTGCCGCGTCGGTCCACGCCCACATCGTCGAGAACTGGTCGTCGGCGCCGGCGGCAAGCACACGCTCGCCCGCCGCAAGTCCGGAGCTCAGCTCGAGCGGCGCAGAAATCGACTCACCTCGCAGCAGCGGCCAGACGACCCAGAGCAGGAACAGGAAGACCGTCGAGATCGCGCCGATCGTGGCGACGCCTCCGATGCGGATCACGGAGCGTGCGACACGATCGGCGAGACGCACGGACGACCTCGTCCTGCGGTCCTGCCTCTTTCTTGAAACGGCACTCATCGCGCCATCGCAGCGGATGCGAATCTTTCGACGGCCGTCAGTTCAGCCCGGCTGCGGTCTTCGATTTTTCACGAAGCGCCGGAGTCAGCGGAAAGTACCCATCCTTGACCACCGTTTCCTGGCCCTGCTTGCTGAGGACGTACGTGAGAAACTCCTTTCGCAGCGGGTCGAGCGCTTCGCCGGGCTTCTTGTTCACGTACAGCAGCAGGAAGCGCGACAGCGGGTATTCGCCGCTGTATGCGTTCGCGAGCGTCGCTTCGACAGGTTTTGTCGTTTCTGTCTTGGCAAGCGGCACGGAGCGTACGTCGGCCGTCTTGTAACCGATGCCGCTGTATCCGATGGCGTAACGATCGCTCGCGACGGCCTGGACAACGGTCGAGCTGCCAGGCTGCTCCTTGACCGAATCCTTGAAGTCACCCTTGGCGAGCGCGTGTTCCTTGAAGTACCCGTACGTGCCCGACGCCGAGTTGCGGCCGTACAGGCTGATCGGCTTGTCCTTCCATTCGCCGCCGAGACCGAGGTCGCCCCACGTCACGATGTCGTTGCTTCCGCTCGCGCGCGTCTTGGAGAAAATTCCGTCGAGCTGTTTCAGAGTCAGCTGCTTGATCGGATTGTCCTTGTGGACGAAGACCGCGAGCATGTCGATGCTGGTCGCAACGGCAGTCGGCTCGTAACCGAAACGCGTCTTGAAGTCGGCGATCTCGGCATCCTTCATCGGACGGCTCATCGGACCGAACTGCGCGGTGCCTTCGACGAGCGCCGGCGGCGCAGTCGACGAGCCCTTCCCTTCGATTTCGATCTGGACGTTCGGGTAGAAGGTCTTGAAGCCTTCCGCCCACAGCGTCATCTCGTTGTTCATCGTGTCGGATCCGACGCTCTTGATCGTTCCGGACACGCCCTTGACCGGGCTGTATGCGGGTATCGAAGCATCGATTCCGACCTGGGCAGCTGCGGGCCGGCCGGCAAGCGATGCCGCAGCAAGAAGGGACAGCGTGAAAGCGTGCGAAAATTTCATCATCGATTCTCCTGTTACCAGCTGATGCGGAGCCCGGTCGTCACGCCCCAGCCGTTGTAGTGTCCTCCATCGTGAGGAGCGTCATCCATGTTCGCGTACTGAAGACCGGTCTGCCATTTCAGCTTGTGGCCGTAGAAATACTTGTTCAGGCCGAGGTAGATCTCGTGGTACTCGTCGCCCACCGGCTTGCCGTTGCTGACGCCGACGACCTTGTTTTCGTAGCGTGCGAGCCGGATGCCGTTCGGGTCGTCGCTTGAAATTCCGGTGTAACGAAGCACGACCTGCCAGGTCTCGAAGAGCTTGACGGCCGGCATGATCTGGCCGCCGACCAGGTCGCTCTGCGTGCCGTATCCGTCGGCGTAGTCGACGTCCGTGTAGAGGCCCCAGCGTCCTTTCTCCCACTGCGTGCTCAGCGACAGCACGTGCTCGTTCGGACGCGTGAAGTCATTCTGTGGGTCCGGGTTCTGGTAGACGTAGTCGAGCCGGATCAGAGCTTTGTCGATGCCGACGATCGAATTCAGGTCGTAGCCGCCGCTCACGAGCACGAAGTAGTCGCCCTTGAAATCGCTGAATTCGGAGTTCTGGTCGCCGGCAGTGAAGATGCCGGCGTTGTACGACCACTTGCCCACGTCACCGCTGACGCTGACTCCCGGAATGTACTCGTCGGGGAACCAGAAGTTGTTCGCGACGTTGCTGCGGTCGATCGTAATCAGCTGCGTCGAGCTGGTGCTGCCGTCGAGCGTGAACTTCGCGCCGTGCTTGCCGACCGTCAGGTTCAGCCACTTCCGCGGTGACCACTTGACGTACGCATCGGTCAGCTTGGTATAGACCTCGTCGCAGCCGCTCCCAGTGGTCGGGTCCTTGCACGCTCCGGCGTTCTCGTGGAAGTCCAGGTCGGTCTCGACGTGCGCCGTTACGGTCTTGAACATGAGCGCCTTCAGACCGATGCGCGTGCGACGGTTGACGAAGTTGGTCGCGTCCCCCTGGTCGGCATCGAAGTGGTAGAAATCGACCTGCTCGCGGCCGACGATGCTGAGCTCCTCGATCCACGGATTGGCCGGGTTGCTGTAAAGCTTCGGGAGCGCCCAGATTCTGTCGTAGATCGACTTCGGCGCGGGCGGCGCAGGAGCCGGCGCGGCAGGAGTCGCATTTGCTGCGCTAGCGGTTTCTGCGCTTGCGACATCCACCCCGCCGATGATCGCCGCAGCGAGCGTCAGCCCGGCGATAGCAACCGTTGAAAAAATTTCCCCGCTCCCGGACCGGCGTCTAGCGGCCTGCGAACGGACGAGCCCTTTGTCCATCACCAATGTTTCTCCCTTGCAGACGCCTGCAGTGTTCCGGCTGCAGGCCTGCGGTGTTCCGGCTGGGACCCGCCGTGTTCCTCGCAGGTCCGACCGGAGCGTAAACGGAGTTTGTTAAGGAACGGTAAGCTTACGGTAAGGATCAGGCTCAATCGCCGAGGATCCTGCAGCGTGTGCGCTGCTGCGCGACGGCAGCCGGCGGCTCAGCGCGGCCCGGGCCCGCCGATGGCATGGTCGAGCGCGTACTGCGCCTTGTTCCATTCCACGATCGTCCTGAGCCCGTTCTCGCGCGCCCGCACGAGGTCCTCTTCGGCCTGAACTGTCTCGAGAACCATGCCGACCTGGAAATCTTTTCTTTCGCGCGACAGACGGAAACCTTCCTCGGAGTCGCTGAGAAGTCGCCGCGACGCTTCCAGCTGTCCGGCGAGCGAACGGACCCGCGACTG of Candidatus Limnocylindrales bacterium contains these proteins:
- a CDS encoding ABC transporter permease subunit, with the protein product MRLADRVARSVIRIGGVATIGAISTVFLFLLWVVWPLLRGESISAPLELSSGLAAGERVLAAGADDQFSTMWAWTDAARFVTIATADGSTLEEIHPFAVPPVSFAFPVRAGEGVFGFADGSVRFARVENRTEYRDADQMPEALRDRKAGDHFLLEGKVGERVNADQFALRSIGYTVDDPIPLVENAAIHAVDLSVTSNGPAFASIDTNGVLRVTQVSTTQNFMTGKDELSTESGEIRLEVAARGLPKWVLLRGLGDNALAVWEDGHAVRVDVRDLAKPAIVEELDLLRDPQAQISSATFLTGKNTIVVGDTRGGLHAWFKVPAPTMATGDGAHFIRAHDLQAGPAAVTALIPSPRTRLLAAGYADGTVRIYHVTSERLVAESHARNAISALAMLPDDKTVVAWDGRFEAFELDAPHPEVSAGSLFRPVLYEGYPKPDHVWQSSSGSDDFEPKLGLWPLVFGTMKATFYSMLFGVPIALMAAIYTSEFLRPEVKAVVKPSIEMMASLPSVVLGFLAALVLAPLVERSVTEVLAAVVLVPFSLLLAAHLWQFAGSGRRAKLEEARFALAGVAILAGVAAAVIVGPALERHLFAGDIHRWLDGRIGDATAGWLFVTLPLTATSAAVVVGRIGRRTERGSAAVRSLAVFLAASVAAIAAAWGAASLLSAAGLDLRGTFLGTYVQRNALVVGFVMAFAIIPIIYTIAEDALSSIPESLRAGSLALGATPWQTAVRIVIPTAMSGLFSAMMIGLGRAVGETMIVLMAAGNTPVLEWNVFNGFRTLSANIAVELPEAVRGGSHYRTLFLAAFTLFIMTFVLNTAAELVRLRFRSRAASL
- a CDS encoding phosphate ABC transporter substrate-binding protein, with the translated sequence MMKFSHAFTLSLLAAASLAGRPAAAQVGIDASIPAYSPVKGVSGTIKSVGSDTMNNEMTLWAEGFKTFYPNVQIEIEGKGSSTAPPALVEGTAQFGPMSRPMKDAEIADFKTRFGYEPTAVATSIDMLAVFVHKDNPIKQLTLKQLDGIFSKTRASGSNDIVTWGDLGLGGEWKDKPISLYGRNSASGTYGYFKEHALAKGDFKDSVKEQPGSSTVVQAVASDRYAIGYSGIGYKTADVRSVPLAKTETTKPVEATLANAYSGEYPLSRFLLLYVNKKPGEALDPLRKEFLTYVLSKQGQETVVKDGYFPLTPALREKSKTAAGLN
- a CDS encoding porin, with protein sequence MDVASAETASAANATPAAPAPAPPAPKSIYDRIWALPKLYSNPANPWIEELSIVGREQVDFYHFDADQGDATNFVNRRTRIGLKALMFKTVTAHVETDLDFHENAGACKDPTTGSGCDEVYTKLTDAYVKWSPRKWLNLTVGKHGAKFTLDGSTSSTQLITIDRSNVANNFWFPDEYIPGVSVSGDVGKWSYNAGIFTAGDQNSEFSDFKGDYFVLVSGGYDLNSIVGIDKALIRLDYVYQNPDPQNDFTRPNEHVLSLSTQWEKGRWGLYTDVDYADGYGTQSDLVGGQIMPAVKLFETWQVVLRYTGISSDDPNGIRLARYENKVVGVSNGKPVGDEYHEIYLGLNKYFYGHKLKWQTGLQYANMDDAPHDGGHYNGWGVTTGLRISW